ACAATCTTCTCAAACCCTGCACTGATCCTCAGTTGGCTATACTTTAGTCATCACACTATTTTTGCAGATCTCTTGAGTCTCATTGAACTGGGCATCAGCCCTGGACAGAAATGCCAGCGTTATAAAGTCTTTCAGAGCAGAAAGCAACCTTTACGTTTCACTTGCACTATTCAGCTCAGCTGCACAGAAACAAAAAGGTTTGGTCTATGTTGACCCAGCAGTAAACATTACCGTGGCTAAACCACATCACTGTCGTACAAATGTCTGGATCTCCATATTGTTGTATAGCAAAACAAGCGAACTATTAAAAAATCCCTTCAATTTTTGTGCAGATCACAGATTGCAATAACAGACCCTGAGCAGCCATCACCCAAAACTGAACCATAATCTTGTACCAGACTATAAACCAACTCAACATGACCACTGATAAACTAGAACAAGTTTATAGCACAGTGAACCCAGCAAAGGGTTAAAGTAAtcaaaatgagagagagagagtaatgtTTCATTAACAAAGCATGGCTTTATTTTGATGGTATAAAGTCCTTTTTCAGAACATCTGTACATCATTTACTCTTGAGGGGTCTGTCATCTATTTAGGAGCCTCTTTCTTTGCGATAGTCTTCATCCCCATAGCCTTCATCCCCttcttattgtgttttttagcgAAGCGCATGTTCCTCAGAAACTTGGGGTCAATCTGTTGACgagaacaaaaacattaataCATATAAACGTACAAtacgataaataaactaaagTGAAATGGTGCCAAACAGATGAGATGCAATGTTTTTAAATTCGTCAAAATGACACCTTGTGTTGGACTTTAAAGATTTACAAAGAACAAAATCAACATGGAAGAGACCTTAAAATATGCTGCATACACAAAATGCAAATGctgttgtaaaaaaacaacagaagcaGTAAAAACATGGGCAAGGAACAGCTGAAACTCCAGTAGTAATTTAGGggcaaagtaaaataaaaatggggAATTTCAATAAGCCTTTTAGCAAGAATGAACTTGATAGTAATCATTTTTGagagacaaaaaaatacatgGATGAAGAATTAATAGATCCACTGCAGTATGACCCCAATgtatcacccaaaaatgaaaattgtcatttattcaccctcttgtcattttgaacctgtatgattttcttccgcagaacacaaaagatgatatttcaaatgaatttggtaaccgaacagcactggccgccatgcacttctattgtatggacacaaaaacaatgcaagtgaatgggtggcagttagcaacattcttcaaaatatcttcttttgtgttctgctgaaggaaggaagtcacaggtttgaaatgacaagagggtgagtaaattacaaacttttcatttttgggtgaactgttcctttaacttccTTTAACAAGCAAGCCCATATGTGGAATAATTATGCCCTTATCCTCATAATTGTGTTTTCTACCCACAAAATATTTCTACACACAATGATACTTATTTTAACAGCATGACATTATTCTTGCAACATTACAATTGAAAGTCAAAATCTTTGAAAGTTTTAAAAGGTACTTGTAGTACATGTAGTGGTATGAGCTACATAGACGTTTATTGTGTGTACAAGGAAACCatagaacacaaaacaacaactgCTGAAGGATCTAGCACATACCAGAAAAACTCAAAACTATGAAACAAAATATCAACAACTGTCTGATGACATTACAGACATGCATATCACAGTGCAGCAGAGTTTGTTTCATCAGATTCAGTCAAAGCTAACCACAGCATTGGTTGGAATTTTCCATTAAAGATCAATGAATTAAAAACGAGTGCTCATAGAAGACGGAGTGAATGAGTTCTGTTCAGACACTTACCCCCTTCAGAGACTCATAGCGATCAGTTCTGGGCTTCTTGATGCCATTTCTGTGCCACTTACGAGCTGCACATAAAAACCGACAAAGTTAGAAAACAATACACGACCTAAACCACAATGTATTGAGGAAAACATGAAGGTTCACGCTTACACTggttgtgtgtggtgtggttcTTTGACTTTGCCATTTCTGATCACTGTCTGctaacacaagaaaacaaataacAGATCAGATTAATCGGACGGCGTCGCACTGGTTAATATCATGCTTTATTGATCCTCTAACGTTAGTTATTTACACAAGCACATCCGCTCACAACACCCATAGCAACCGAAGCTAATATTATGCACTCAGAATTCCTCATTATTATCAACAATAATAGTGTTAAACTACTTAGCATGTATCATTGTGTTTATGAGTGTTTTAACAGACTAAACGTGcttctattttttttttaattcactgAACCCAGCGCGCGACGCTACCAGCTACATCAGATGCTATTGAACTACAAACTATTTATTGCAAAACTATTCACTGCTCATCcaaaatattatacatttgttgcTTAAAATGGGACATCAAACACGTCATAGAATTGatgtttaaataataatgtaCATATTTGGAGGATTGCATTAGATTTGATTACTATACGGAGATAAATTCAATACCTGCCACATGAAGCGCACGACAACcggaagagaaagaaagagcaaaGCATTGTGGGAAATAAAAGTCACCTTGACGGGATGTGAAGCGAAACACAACACGACTTTTTCAGAAGACGTAAacagtaaatattttaatgtcGTCAAGATGGATATAAAATTAATCTTTTTATAGCACAGCAGCatgtaacaaaacattttagtaCAAAAAAACCCTACACTCAACCCTACACAATTTTacgtgaaacaatttacacaaaaaaagagtaaattttaaagctgtgaatcaataaatgtgaaatatactgtttaaattgtgtaaatgtaagtaaaaaaactgagtaaatctgagtaactcaaatatttctgttagaattcaccaaaaatattaCGTGTATAATGCAAATATAATTTGTTCTTtccattaaataaacttaaataatataagtacattttagataaattaactgttggatttttaaTCACCCTTTTACTACTGaaaaaatcagttaaatgattttaaaagattttatgaagtaaatataactatttattttgtgatatttactaaaccacatgaattattttttagaatgtaaacaccaCTCAAGCTTAAATTATTGGTGCTTATACACTGTTTACAGGAGAACCCATATTTActaattcattatttaaagattatttaataattgttttacaAGGGTGACAATCAATACAGTAACTAGAGTAGTTaatcaaattattaaaaaataattaataaaaattaatatcGAGTTACATGTGGATGATGCAGTACTGACCATATCCAGGAGATGTCAGTGTTGTTTAGATAATATTCAACAGGCAGCGGAATGATGGAGAAAAATCTGAATCCGAAAAAGCTTGCACTGCAGAGATTCAAATCTAACAAGactcattttaataaaataactaaattaaattattcattaatatttgtcataaataaatacaaactatAAAGACTGTACAGAATAAATATATTCTATGAAAATACACATTCGCAGATGCTATGTACACACCTGTGCAAGGTGTAATAATTACAGGCCTAAGGTAATTATAAACAAGATGTACATTTCTGTAATAACCTGATCATACAGTAATGGCAAGCTGACTGTACAGGTATACACCTTTTTTTTGTATCTGAATTCTTTAAGGTAATTGGggttatttcagtgtgaaaattTCAGTCAAATATAGCAACAGCActgatggtgaataaataagaGATGCTTTCACAAGCATTTACAGTATTGAGTCAATACTTCCCGTTGAATGGTTTGTGTGTAATATAGAATAGTTTTCACAGAACTATGACTTTACCTGCAATATCTGCTAAAcccccccccatccccccccccaAAGCTCAGCCATGAACTCCAGTGAAGCTGAAACAATCATTCTTCTACTCGCTGCTATTTATAGCGTCTCGCTCCAGCTCAGGCCTGGCTCACATTGCCTTCTATAATGATATGCGGGACTTCACTGGTCTAAATTTAGACCACCGAGCAACCCTGCTCAGCAGAGCGACAAATCTCCCTCTTTTTTAAAAATTCCACTGTTTCTCACTGAAAGAGGCCTGATCGAAAATGCTTTCATATCTGAAAATACTGAAGGCAAACTAGCATCATAGCAACTGATTCCAAATACCATTCGTAATGTGCAATGCTTGCTTTAACTCTCAATTACCTTTTTATCTGTACTGACATAAAACACCTTATCATCAATGATGTCATAAGGATTCATAAAACATTAAGTGAGCGTTTAAGACCTTTAGCATTTAGAGTGGAGTCCACTTAAAGTCCACATTAAGCACACTGAATACAGTTGAAATCCTTTTAACTGAATGTTACAGACACATGTTCTTGTCTATTTAGATTTCTGCTGTTCTTGATCAAAATATGGCACCAGGATGCAAACAGTTTTAAGAATCAATTCTTAAAGTCAAGACGGCCATTAATAAAAAAGCTCTGCAGCTAAACAAAGCAGTCCAGTTCCCAGTATAGCATCACAATCTCATCTTCCTTTTACATAAGAGTTCCCTTGAGAGAAACGCCTGGCGTCACATGGTCTCTTCGCCACTACCATACAGCAGAAATCCCAgaaccccccccacacacacacactaacactgTGCTTTCATCTATACAATACCACAAATAGCCCATAATCCTTTGTTGCTGCTGCCGCATTGATTTCACTCTATCCATTAAAAGGATACTTCACTGGAATGATATTATCACATAACCGCTTCTCTGCCATCCCACAAGTGGCGACTTTGCAGGATTTGTGCAGTAATTCAGCGCTTGGCtgaaaattagggatgcacgataaattatcaaCCATATCGGTTTCGgacgataaatggtcatttttaatgttatcggtatcaaatcaaatttaggccgatatattatagctgaTAAATtctgaatcatttcctctggttaaacttcttcaggtgcacgctgctcacagttaagatccagtacagtactgtctttctgtcttgatcattcacttaccgctattagcaaaacattgttgatgcggtacagtgtgtaaatgtgtaaattataggaacaaaagcacatTGTTTGAAGCAGAccgctgtctgaatgctttctgtcttgcgacctgttagacttgtggctattgagaacacttctgggttgctctgggagaacatctttaatttctttattaaataaacattataccagaaaagtttaaaagttaaagaatcttgaaTTActgtgtaaagtaggcttggtacaaaaaataatgttcagtctcagaaaatgttatatatcggccaatatatcggttatcgacTTCCAGTGTTCAAGAATGATCGTTTATCGATATCGGACAAAAttgacatatcggtgcatccctaaaatgaaagtgtttgaaTGATTCAAAGCGATCGGACGGGCTGTTGTGATGAGGTgcgtttttaaataaagaaatacacatgggaTATTTCAAGGGAATGATAGGGGGTTACTGATGGTTATAGTTACAGTGCGCTGtatgacaacaacaaaataaagtCCGCAAACACTGAAATAGTCAAACTTTAATCATTCGAACCACATAATCgtacatgctgcaatgcatgctgggaactttcaGATGTAAAATAGTTTGGATAAACACTTCAGTCCAGTAAGTGTCCAGTAAAGTCCAGTATAATTCTTGGATCCTTGGatcatattatttatataacaaTTGAGGACtaatatataacaaaataacacaTTAGATGTTCATAGTAACTGAACTTTAAGTATGCACTATTTAAAGCATGCAATATAAGTAGGATTAAACATTAATTTCTCCCATAATATCAAAACAGTGCTGTTTTAATGAATGTATTTCATTAATGTAGGTACTTGTAAAAATGATTCTTATGTTGTAAGCGtaattaacatgaataaaacaGTAATGTTCAAATGTTGTGATCATTTACTAGTTAGTTACCTAAAGCCAACATATCAGTGCACACTGCTCACTGTACAAAGGTACAGTATGATGATGGCCTTTATAAAGTCCAAATCTTTTGCTCTTTAACTGTGTGTAtgctttgtttaaatatttgccaACGTGCCAGATGAGAGATTTGTGATTTGTCAAGGTTACAACATGCATAGGCATTATTTTGTAAAAGGCAGGGATGTTTCATGGATATGAAACAGTTTATTAGAATATGAAAcagtttttctatgcattttaaacagagaATAAATGACTCAAAATGATTAAACAAATGATTAAAGTGTTAGCATTCAGAAAGAATAATCTGAGGAGGCACATTTATTGTCAGAGTGAAAGATGATGGGTAATTGTCTGCATCTTTTTATTAAACTGTAGTTACAAAGCTGCCAAAGGAACTGACAACAATGTCAGAGTCTATCTGGAGTCACAGACCATGAAACCCCTCTGCTCTCGCTCTCAATGATATCTTCACACAGTAGCTGCTTCCGCTGAGACCGGTATGTCACCAAAAGAAAGAAGGCACAGATGACACATCTGATCTCACACTAGGCCATCACAACACAATTTGTGGTGTCTGCCAAGTCGTGCATCAATATAACGAGTAGTGattaaaaaaagtgatttaaacaaaatttatGAAAGTATTAAATAAGGATACCCCAATATGTACATTTAGGCTGATAACGATAACTGATAATTCTTTGACATTGGAAgctgataaccgatatattgtctgatattttattattaatataaaatttttctgagactgaaacaaaaggcaaaacgtGGACATATGCTTTGATGTTTTGAGGGGTTACCAATGTGCTGCCAAGTGTTTTTGAGTTGTGTTTCTGGTGCTGCAAAGCATTTGAGTGGATATTCTGGTGTTGCGAGGTATTTTTGGAGTGTTTAGTTGTGAGTTGAATAAAACTTCTATCAGCATTGAACAACCACTCAAAACGGCCAAGAAAAACACATACCAGCACGACAAGAACCTCTCAAAACAACCCAGAAACGCttaccaaaaacacaacaaataacTGAAATACTCCAACAAATAATCGAAACCCTCCAAAAACACTTAGCAACAACAGAACAACCCACCAAAACGACCCCAAAACACATAGCAACACCGCAACAAATGATCAAAACACCCCCAAAACACTTAGCAACACATCAACGGATGATCAAAACACCCCCAAAACACTTAGCAACACCTCAACGAAtgatcaaaacacacacacaacacttagCAACACCTCAACGAATGATCAAAACACACCCAAAACACTTAGCAACACATCAACGAATGATCAAAACACCCCCATAACACTTAGCAACACCTCAACGAAtgatcaaaacacacacacaacacttagCAACACCTCAACGAATGATCAAAACACACCCAAAACACTTAGCAACACCTCAACGAATGATCAAAACACACCCAAAACACTTAGCAACACATCAACGAATGATCAAAACACCCCCATAACACTTAGTAACACCTCAACGAAtgatcaaaacacacacacaacacttagCAACACCTCAACGAATGATCAAAACACACCCAAAACACTTAGCAACACCTCAACGAATGATCAAAACACACCCAAAACACTTAGCAACACATCAACGAATGATCAAAACACCCCCATAACACTTAGTAACACCTCAACGAAtgatcaaaacacacacacaacacttagCAACACCTCAACGAAtgatcaaaacacacacacaacacttagCAACACCTCAACGAATGATCAAAACACACCCAAAACACTTAGCAACACCTCAACGAATGATCAAAACACACCCAAAACACTTAGCAACACATCAACGAATGATCAAAACACCCCCATAACACTTAGCAACACCTCAACGAAtgatcaaaacacacacacaacacttagCAACACCTCAACGAATGATCAAAACACACCCAAAACACTTAGCAACACCTCAACGAATGATCAAAACACACCCAAAACACTTAGCAACACATCAACGAATGATCAAAACACCCCCATAACACTTAGCAACACCTCAACGAAtgatcaaaacacacacacaacacttagCAACACCTCAACGAATGATCAAAACACACCCAAAACACTTAGCAACACCTCAACGAATGATCAAAACACACCCAAAACACTTAGCAACACATCAACGAATGATCAAAACACCCCCATAACACTTAGCAACACCTCAACGAAtgatcaaaacacacacacaacacttagCAACACCTCAACGAATGATCAAAACACACCCAAAACACTTAGCAACACCTCAACGAATGATCAAAACACACCCAAAACACTTAGCAACACATCAACGAATGATCAAAACACCCCCATAACACTTAGCAACACCTCAACGAAtgatcaaaacacacacacaacacttagCAACACCTCAACGAATGATCAAAACACACCCAAAACACTTAGCAACACCTCAACGAATGATCAAAACACACCCAAAACACTTAGCAACACATCAACGAATGATCAAAACACCCCCATAACACTTAGCAACACCTCAACGAAtgatcaaaacacacacacaacacttagCAACACCTCAACGAATGATCAAAACACACCCAAAACACTTAGCAACACCTCAACGAATGATCAAAACACACCCAAAACACTTAGCAACACATCAACGAATGATCAAAACACCCCCATAACACTTAGCAACACCTCAACGAAtgatcaaaacacacacacaacacttagCAACACCTCAACGAATGATCAAAACACACCCAAAACACTTAGCAACACCTCAACGAATGATCAAAACACACCCAAAACACTTAGCAACACATCAACGAATGATCAAAACACCCCCATAACACTTAGCAACACCTCAACGAAtgatcaaaacacacacacaacacttagCAACACCTCAACGAATGATCAAAACACACCCAAAACACTTAGCAACACCTCAACGAATGATCAAAACACACCCAAAACACTTAGCAACACATCAACGAATGATCAAAACACCCCCAAAACACTTAGCAACACCTCAACGAATGATCAAAACACCCCCAAAACATTTAGCAACACTGCAACGAATGATCAAAACACCCCCAAAACATTTAACAACACCTCAAGGAATGATCAAAGCACCCCCAAAACACTTAGCAACACCTCAATGCTTGATCAAAACACCCCCAAAACACTTAGCAACACCTCGACGAATGATCAAAACACCCCCAAAACAATAGAACAACCCATCAAAAACACCTAGCAACACTAGAATAACCACTCAAAACACCCCCAAAACACATAGCAACACCAGAACAACCTCTGAAAATAACTCCCAAACACCTATCAACACCAGAAAAACCACTCAAAACACCCCAGAAAACACCTAGCAACAACAGAAAGACCACTCAAAACACTAAGCAGCACTCCGATAAGCACTCAAAACACCTTAGTAACCACATAACAATACTCTAGCAACCATCAACAACATTGTAGCCTTTCTCACtttttcttccaaaaatctaaaAACCTACAAGTCTACAGCACAGAcatacacatcctccatcaagATTCAGTCAACAGAATGCAGCACTGCTGGAGTCTCAGTCTACACATCTGGCTTATGTTAAAGAGATGCAGTTGTGAGTTGCGGGTCATATTACAGTCTGTCTCTAGAGGGGTTTTGAGCTGTGGCTGTTGGAGGCAGTGGTTAGAGAGGCACATTTGGATGTCATTAAAGCGCAGGGCTATACTGTAATTAAGCCCGCGTTTCCTTTTCTTCTTTAATCAAAGCCTTGTTAAAGTTGCACCTCCGCACAACCTCAGTGACATGTCTGAAGGAAACTCTGCCACAAACACATGCTGCTGCGAGTCAACTCTTGCGTATGCGTGCACACATGCGCCCTTCGCCATTCAGGCCGGGGAAATAGGGCAGATCAGGTCTCTTGGGTGGCTGTTTACCCCTTTGAGTCCCCTCCCATGTCCTTGACATTCATGTCGGAATCCCTGCCAACCCACATGTAGCACACCAGACATGTTTTGTGTGCCAGGCGCTGAGTGTTAAAGGGCTGTTCAATGGCACTCTGTCCTGCATGCTGATAGACTCACGCTCCAACGCTCTGAATCCAACACCCATGCATTGTCAAGCTCACATACCTGTCTCTGATTGGCCGGCTGCTAACGTTCCATTGACAGGGAGTGGCACGGGACCAATCAGAATGCAGTTTGAGTGCATCAGCAGATGATGCGCTGTGATTGGATAAGaggcagaatgaatgaaaacagTTGATCTGAATGTATGCCATTTGTATCTGCAGCCAGGGACCGCCATGCATCCGACCGATGCAGGGTGTGACGGTCACCACCCCTCCAAGGCTCAGTCAGACAGTCATGCATGATATAGATCTGCATTGTTTGGATGTCATCCTATTGACCTAGTTAATGACATAATTCACAACaataattttatccaaagcgactttcattgcattatactacacactTGCTttttatgtgcaatccctgagatcgaatccatgaccttggcattgctagtgccatgctctaaccactgagctacaggaaattaTTTCCAATACATTCATATGGCGTTGAATGACATGCTTGAGATGCAGTTCTTCTCCGTTTTTGGTGAGCTATTCTTTTAATCTTTTAATGGGTCCTGTTGTGATTGTAAGTCCCTTCGACAAAAAGCACTTTTGTGCTATTGTCACTCTAACAGACAAAAGCAAGAGACGTGGGACACATTCGATGTCGGTACAATCAGTGCACGGGTAGAGAAATTAAGTTATGTAAGGAGCGGCTGATGACTCATGCTTTGTGCCACACTCATGCACGTACACACACGGGCGTAGTATTTTTAACCAGCCTTTATTGAGCAATTCGAGTCCCACTCCCAGTTACAGCCGGTGACCTGCTTTTCCTTCCGATAAGAACGTGGCAGATTGGTCCATGCGGTCTCAAAAgcgtataaaaaataaaccctGTGTTAAACACCTCT
This portion of the Triplophysa rosa linkage group LG20, Trosa_1v2, whole genome shotgun sequence genome encodes:
- the rpl29 gene encoding 60S ribosomal protein L29, with translation MAKSKNHTTHNQSRKWHRNGIKKPRTDRYESLKGIDPKFLRNMRFAKKHNKKGMKAMGMKTIAKKEAPK